One part of the Sphingopyxis sp. TUF1 genome encodes these proteins:
- a CDS encoding calcium-binding protein: protein MLKQMLLIGAAAVSFPALAQTTPPASDPGNPPTTTEPATPAPMPDSTNPAPAPLPDTSAPPAASEPAPSGTAATPAQIAQIVDQEFPTYDGDANGNLNEAEFGAWMKKLRAATDPAADPESAEVKAWIGQAYTAADADKSGGIDKTELTGFLSRGN from the coding sequence ATGTTGAAACAAATGCTTTTAATTGGTGCCGCGGCCGTCAGTTTCCCGGCGCTCGCCCAGACGACGCCCCCGGCTTCGGACCCCGGCAATCCGCCGACAACCACCGAACCTGCGACGCCCGCGCCGATGCCGGACAGCACGAACCCGGCACCCGCACCGTTGCCCGACACATCGGCGCCGCCCGCGGCTAGCGAGCCGGCACCCTCCGGGACGGCTGCTACGCCTGCCCAAATAGCGCAAATCGTCGATCAGGAATTTCCGACCTACGATGGGGACGCCAACGGCAATCTCAACGAGGCGGAGTTCGGCGCGTGGATGAAAAAGCTACGCGCGGCCACCGATCCGGCGGCCGACCCGGAATCGGCTGAAGTGAAGGCCTGGATTGGCCAGGCATATACGGCGGCCGATGCCGACAAATCGGGAGGGATCGACAAAACCGAACTGACGGGTTTCCTGTCGCGCGGCAATTGA
- the purB gene encoding adenylosuccinate lyase — protein MVPRYARPEMTAIWSAENRFSIWFAIEAHATDALAELGTVPPSAAKALWDWWATNPAIDVAAIDAIEAVTKHDVIAFLTWVAENVGDEARFIHQGMTSSDVLDTCLAVQLAQAADILLADLDALLDAIKRRAFEHKLTPTIGRSHGIHAEPVTFGLKMAEAYAEFSRCKVRLQAARAEIATCAISGAVGTFANIDPRVEAHVAAKLGLSIEPVSTQVIPRDRHAMFFAVLGVIASSIERLAVEVRHLQRTEVLEAEEYFSPGQKGSSAMPHKRNPVLTENLTGLARMVRSAVTPAMENVALWHERDISHSSVERFIGPDATVTLDFALARLTGVIDKLLVYPERMQKNLDRMGGLVHSQRVLLALTQAGASREDSYALVQRNAMKVWESDGQLSLLELLKADADVTARLSAEQLTELFDLDYHMKHVDTIFDRVFGAA, from the coding sequence ATGGTTCCGCGTTACGCACGGCCGGAAATGACGGCGATCTGGTCGGCCGAGAATCGCTTTTCCATCTGGTTTGCGATCGAAGCGCACGCGACCGACGCACTCGCCGAACTTGGCACCGTGCCGCCATCGGCAGCGAAGGCGTTGTGGGACTGGTGGGCAACCAACCCTGCGATCGACGTCGCCGCGATCGATGCGATCGAAGCCGTGACCAAGCATGACGTCATCGCCTTCCTCACCTGGGTCGCCGAAAACGTCGGCGACGAAGCGCGCTTCATACATCAGGGTATGACCAGCTCGGACGTGCTCGATACCTGCCTCGCGGTCCAGCTGGCGCAGGCGGCCGACATATTGCTCGCCGACCTCGATGCGCTGCTTGACGCGATCAAGCGCCGCGCGTTCGAGCATAAACTCACCCCGACGATCGGCCGCAGCCACGGCATCCACGCCGAACCCGTCACTTTCGGGCTGAAAATGGCCGAAGCCTATGCCGAATTTTCGCGCTGCAAGGTGCGGCTCCAGGCGGCGCGCGCCGAAATAGCGACCTGCGCCATCTCGGGTGCAGTCGGCACCTTTGCCAACATCGATCCGCGCGTCGAGGCGCATGTCGCCGCGAAGCTCGGCCTGTCGATCGAACCGGTCTCGACGCAGGTCATCCCGCGCGACCGCCACGCCATGTTCTTCGCCGTGCTCGGCGTCATCGCGTCGTCAATCGAACGCCTCGCGGTCGAGGTTCGCCACCTTCAGCGCACCGAAGTGCTGGAGGCCGAGGAATATTTCTCGCCGGGCCAGAAGGGTTCGTCGGCGATGCCGCACAAGCGCAACCCGGTGCTCACCGAAAATCTTACCGGCCTCGCGCGTATGGTCCGCAGCGCGGTCACGCCCGCGATGGAGAATGTCGCGCTGTGGCACGAGCGCGACATCAGCCATTCGTCGGTCGAACGCTTCATCGGTCCCGACGCGACAGTCACGCTCGACTTCGCGCTCGCGCGGCTCACGGGCGTCATCGACAAGCTGCTCGTCTATCCCGAACGGATGCAGAAGAATCTCGACCGCATGGGCGGGCTCGTTCATTCGCAGCGCGTGCTGCTCGCGCTGACGCAGGCGGGCGCGAGCCGCGAAGACAGCTATGCGCTGGTTCAGCGTAACGCGATGAAAGTGTGGGAATCGGACGGTCAGCTCTCGCTGCTCGAACTGCTGAAAGCCGACGCCGACGTCACCGCACGCCTGTCGGCGGAGCAGCTCACGGAACTTTTCGACCTCGACTATCATATGAAGCATGTCGACACGATCTTCGACCGGGTGTTCGGCGCCGCCTAG